A region of Vibrio chagasii DNA encodes the following proteins:
- the bioC gene encoding malonyl-ACP O-methyltransferase BioC produces MSQEAVVHEYLGQDKSAIAEAFGKAATTYDKHAEFQRDVGHRLLDKLPSDLSGLKVLDLGCGTGYFSEQLLNRGAEVVCADLSLGMLEKAKQRCGSAVSLYQQADAEQLPFANGCFDIVFSSLALQWCDDLSSPLKEMKRVTAANGQVIFSTLLYGSLFELEKSWSKIDSHQHVNHFITINQVKIALAQSSCTAHQLDLPTITVWYDTAFELMRDLKGIGANHVSGRSQGLTSRRMLQLVEREYREFKNHQGFLPATYQVCLGVIQL; encoded by the coding sequence ATGTCACAGGAAGCAGTAGTGCATGAATACCTAGGCCAAGATAAAAGTGCGATTGCCGAAGCGTTTGGAAAAGCGGCAACTACCTATGACAAACATGCTGAGTTTCAGCGTGATGTGGGCCACCGCTTACTGGATAAGCTACCAAGCGATCTTTCTGGTCTTAAGGTGCTCGACCTCGGTTGCGGAACGGGTTATTTCTCAGAACAGTTGTTGAATCGCGGTGCCGAAGTGGTTTGTGCCGATCTCTCTCTTGGAATGCTAGAGAAGGCAAAGCAGCGCTGTGGTTCTGCCGTCTCTTTATATCAACAAGCTGATGCCGAACAATTGCCGTTTGCAAATGGATGCTTCGATATTGTTTTCTCGAGCTTAGCGTTGCAATGGTGTGATGATTTATCGTCGCCTTTAAAGGAAATGAAGCGTGTTACGGCGGCTAATGGGCAAGTCATCTTCTCAACTTTGCTTTATGGATCACTGTTTGAGCTAGAAAAGTCATGGTCCAAAATTGACTCACATCAACACGTTAACCATTTTATTACAATCAATCAGGTAAAAATTGCGTTAGCGCAATCTAGCTGTACGGCTCATCAACTAGACTTGCCCACCATCACCGTTTGGTACGACACTGCGTTTGAACTGATGCGAGACCTTAAAGGCATTGGCGCTAATCACGTAAGTGGTCGCTCACAAGGTTTGACAAGTCGTCGCATGTTGCAGCTTGTTGAACGGGAATATCGAGAGTTTAAAAACCATCAAGGTTTCTTACCAGCAACATATCAAGTTTGTTTAGGGGTTATTCAATTATGA
- the htpX gene encoding protease HtpX: MKRVMLFLATNLAVVLVLSVVLNIVYAVTGMQPGSLSGLLVMAAVFGFGGSFISLMMSKKMALRSVGGMVIESPRNETEHWLMETVSRQSQQVGIGMPTVAIYDSPDINAFATGAKRDDSLVAVSTGLLHNMTRDEAEAVLAHEVSHIANGDMVTMTLMQGVVNTFVIFLSRFIANIVASNDNEEEGGSNMMVYFGVSMVLELVFGFLASFITMWYSRHREFHADAGAAHLVGKEKMIAALERLKVSHEPQLEGSMMAFGINGKKSLTELLMSHPPLDKRIASLRNM, encoded by the coding sequence ATGAAGCGAGTAATGTTGTTCCTTGCAACCAACCTTGCGGTTGTATTGGTTCTAAGTGTTGTTCTTAATATTGTATACGCAGTCACAGGTATGCAACCAGGTAGCCTCTCAGGCTTACTGGTGATGGCTGCGGTATTCGGTTTCGGCGGCTCATTCATCTCACTAATGATGTCAAAGAAAATGGCACTTCGTTCTGTTGGCGGTATGGTTATTGAAAGCCCGCGTAACGAAACAGAACATTGGTTGATGGAGACGGTAAGCCGTCAATCTCAACAGGTTGGTATTGGTATGCCGACAGTGGCGATCTATGACTCGCCAGACATCAACGCATTTGCGACAGGCGCTAAGCGTGACGATTCACTGGTCGCGGTATCAACTGGTTTGCTACACAACATGACACGTGATGAAGCTGAAGCGGTACTGGCGCACGAAGTTAGCCACATCGCAAACGGCGACATGGTGACAATGACGCTGATGCAAGGTGTTGTGAACACGTTCGTTATTTTCCTATCTCGTTTCATTGCCAATATTGTGGCATCGAATGACAACGAGGAAGAAGGTGGTAGCAACATGATGGTGTACTTCGGTGTGTCTATGGTGCTGGAATTGGTATTCGGTTTCCTAGCGAGCTTCATCACCATGTGGTACAGCCGCCATCGTGAGTTCCATGCTGATGCAGGTGCTGCTCACTTGGTAGGTAAAGAGAAGATGATTGCTGCTCTAGAGCGTCTTAAGGTGAGCCACGAGCCACAACTAGAAGGTTCTATGATGGCATTTGGTATCAACGGTAAGAAGTCTCTAACTGAGCTACTAATGAGCCACCCACCGCTAGACAAGCGTATTGCGTCTCTACGTAACATGTAA
- the bioD gene encoding dethiobiotin synthase produces MIDAVFIAGTDTEVGKTVVSKAILQALAAQDLSTIGYKPVAAGCEKYPEGLRNSDALHLQEAATQEIAYEDVNPYALLLPSSPHIAAKHDGVVIEEEVLSTKLAEHKQNSDIVLVEGAGGWRVPVSDDEYLSSWVKKEQLPVVLTVGIKLGCLSHALLTAEAIRADGLNLVGWVANRINPGTEHYADIIAMLEDKLGAPKLGEIPYVPKAKSKNIGKYIDVQPLLAL; encoded by the coding sequence ATGATTGATGCAGTATTCATTGCAGGTACGGATACCGAAGTGGGAAAAACTGTGGTTTCAAAAGCGATTCTTCAAGCTTTGGCCGCACAAGATTTATCAACAATTGGTTATAAGCCAGTTGCTGCAGGGTGTGAAAAGTACCCTGAAGGGTTACGTAATAGCGACGCTCTACATCTTCAAGAAGCAGCGACACAAGAGATCGCTTATGAAGATGTTAACCCGTACGCATTGCTACTACCTTCATCACCTCACATTGCAGCTAAGCATGACGGTGTGGTGATTGAAGAAGAAGTGCTATCGACTAAGCTAGCTGAACATAAGCAGAACTCTGACATCGTTTTAGTAGAGGGTGCAGGTGGGTGGCGAGTACCTGTTTCAGATGATGAGTACCTGTCTAGCTGGGTTAAAAAAGAACAGCTTCCAGTGGTTCTGACGGTAGGTATTAAGCTAGGCTGCTTGAGCCACGCTCTATTAACTGCAGAAGCGATTCGTGCTGACGGCTTAAACCTAGTCGGTTGGGTGGCTAACCGCATTAATCCAGGCACTGAGCATTACGCGGATATTATTGCGATGCTTGAAGATAAGCTAGGTGCGCCAAAGCTAGGTGAGATCCCTTATGTACCAAAAGCTAAGTCCAAGAACATTGGTAAGTACATCGATGTTCAGCCATTGCTTGCACTGTAA
- the purB gene encoding adenylosuccinate lyase: protein MELSALTAVSPVDGRYGSKTIALRSIFSEFGLLKYRSIVEIRWLQKLAATDAIKEVPAFSAEANQFLDELAANFSEEDALRIKEIERTTNHDVKAVEYFLKEKVAGVPELHAVNEFIHFACTSEDINNTSHALMLKEARDKVVLPEIRNVIDAIKALANEYRDIPLLSRTHGQPASPSTMGKEMANVAYRMERQYKQIENVEILAKINGAVGNYNAHLSAYPEVDWHQFSEEFITESLGVTWNPYTTQIEPHDYIAELFDAIARFNTILLDFDRDVWGYIALGHFKQKTIAGEIGSSTMPHKVNPIDFENSEGNLGLANAVFGHLAQKLPVSRWQRDLTDSTVLRNLGVGVGYAIIAYTSTLKGISKLEVNREALLAELDKNWEVLAEPVQTVMRRYGIEKPYEKLKELTRGKRVDGEGMRAFIDGLEIPEDEKVRLKEMTPANYIGQAVELTDKL, encoded by the coding sequence ATGGAACTGTCAGCATTGACTGCTGTTTCACCAGTAGACGGCCGTTACGGAAGTAAGACTATTGCATTACGCAGCATCTTTAGTGAGTTTGGTCTACTAAAGTACCGCTCTATCGTTGAAATTCGTTGGTTACAAAAGCTTGCAGCTACTGATGCAATCAAAGAAGTACCAGCGTTCAGTGCAGAAGCTAACCAGTTTCTTGATGAACTAGCCGCTAACTTCAGCGAAGAAGATGCTCTACGTATCAAAGAGATCGAGCGCACTACAAACCACGACGTAAAAGCGGTTGAATACTTCTTAAAAGAGAAAGTAGCTGGCGTTCCTGAGCTTCACGCTGTAAACGAATTCATTCACTTTGCATGTACTTCTGAGGACATCAACAACACGTCTCACGCGCTTATGCTTAAAGAAGCTCGCGACAAAGTTGTTCTTCCAGAGATCCGCAACGTAATCGACGCAATCAAAGCACTAGCGAACGAATACCGCGATATCCCTCTTCTTTCTCGTACACACGGTCAGCCTGCTTCTCCTTCTACTATGGGTAAAGAGATGGCTAACGTTGCGTACCGTATGGAACGTCAATACAAGCAAATCGAAAACGTTGAGATCCTAGCGAAAATCAACGGCGCTGTTGGTAACTACAACGCACACCTTTCTGCATACCCAGAAGTAGATTGGCACCAGTTCTCTGAAGAGTTCATCACTGAATCTCTTGGTGTAACTTGGAACCCGTACACAACTCAAATCGAACCTCACGATTACATCGCTGAGCTATTCGACGCGATTGCTCGTTTCAACACTATCCTTCTAGACTTCGACCGTGACGTTTGGGGCTACATTGCTCTTGGTCACTTCAAGCAGAAGACGATTGCTGGTGAAATCGGCTCATCTACAATGCCGCACAAAGTTAACCCAATTGACTTCGAAAACTCGGAAGGCAACCTTGGTCTAGCTAACGCTGTATTCGGCCACCTAGCGCAAAAACTTCCAGTTTCTCGCTGGCAACGTGACCTAACTGACTCTACGGTTCTTCGTAACCTAGGTGTTGGTGTTGGCTACGCTATCATTGCATACACTTCAACTCTGAAAGGTATTAGCAAGCTAGAGGTTAACCGCGAAGCACTACTTGCTGAACTAGACAAAAACTGGGAAGTTCTAGCTGAACCAGTACAAACAGTAATGCGTCGTTACGGCATCGAGAAGCCATACGAGAAGCTTAAAGAGCTAACTCGTGGTAAGCGTGTAGATGGCGAAGGCATGCGTGCATTCATCGACGGCCTAGAGATCCCTGAAGACGAGAAAGTTCGTCTGAAAGAGATGACTCCAGCGAACTACATCGGTCAAGCTGTCGAGCTAACTGACAAGCTGTAA
- the hflD gene encoding high frequency lysogenization protein HflD — protein MANTLYDRTIAFAGICQAVALVQQVAKDGHCDKDAFEASLSAILNTSPANTVGVFGREANLKLGLECLVKGIDSTPAGSDITRYIISLMALERKLSSRNDSMSQLGDRIQTAERQSEHFDLFDEQMVSNLASIYLDVVSPIGPRIQVSGTPAVLQQTSTQHKVRALLLSGIRSAVLWRQVGGKRRHLIFGRKKMIEQAQILLARM, from the coding sequence GTGGCTAATACACTTTATGACCGTACTATTGCTTTCGCCGGAATTTGCCAAGCTGTGGCTTTGGTTCAACAAGTAGCGAAAGACGGCCATTGTGATAAAGATGCCTTCGAAGCTTCACTCAGTGCTATTTTGAATACTAGCCCAGCAAACACTGTTGGTGTTTTTGGACGTGAAGCTAACCTAAAATTAGGTCTTGAGTGCCTAGTAAAAGGTATCGATAGTACTCCTGCTGGTAGCGATATCACTCGTTACATCATCAGCTTAATGGCGCTTGAACGTAAGCTATCATCTCGCAACGACTCTATGTCTCAGCTTGGTGACCGCATTCAAACTGCAGAGCGTCAGAGTGAACATTTCGACTTGTTTGACGAGCAGATGGTCAGCAACCTAGCGAGCATCTACCTTGATGTTGTGAGCCCAATCGGCCCTCGTATTCAGGTTTCTGGCACGCCAGCGGTACTTCAACAAACCTCGACCCAACATAAGGTTCGTGCCCTACTACTCTCAGGGATTCGAAGTGCTGTTCTATGGCGTCAGGTGGGCGGCAAACGTCGTCACCTTATCTTCGGTCGCAAGAAGATGATCGAGCAGGCTCAAATCCTATTAGCTCGAATGTAA
- the bioF gene encoding 8-amino-7-oxononanoate synthase, translating into MPRFKSRIKEALVHRREQGLTRQLKVLENSNGPLLSSEGLPFINFSSNDYLGLANDPELVEAWQNGLSQYGAGSAASPLVTGFSSAHRNLEAQLCEWLGFERAILFSSGFSANQALLFSLLEKDDVLLQDKLNHASLMEAGVLSPASMKRFKHNDVQHLESLLSRSPQSLVVTEGVFSMDGDQAPLEDIANLTNEYDSWLAVDDAHGIGVLGYRGAGSCNAARVSPDILVVTFGKAFGLSGAAILCSSDVGDYLTQFARHHVYSTAMPPSQAFALSHACQMIQTQEWRREKLIDLGGIYAEQMKGIQGFVDTNTPIKPFVIGEAQAALSIAEELKRNQIWVTAIRPPTVPSGTARLRITLTANHTQKQVNQLSRSLLQAIELSCALKEEV; encoded by the coding sequence ATGCCACGGTTTAAATCTCGCATTAAAGAAGCCCTTGTTCATCGCCGTGAGCAAGGGTTAACTCGTCAACTCAAGGTGCTTGAAAACAGTAATGGTCCATTGCTTAGTAGTGAAGGTTTACCCTTCATAAACTTTTCGAGCAATGACTATTTGGGATTGGCTAACGATCCTGAGTTGGTCGAAGCATGGCAAAACGGGTTGTCTCAGTATGGCGCTGGCAGTGCAGCGTCGCCATTAGTCACCGGGTTTAGCTCAGCTCATCGAAACCTAGAAGCTCAGCTGTGTGAGTGGCTTGGCTTCGAGCGTGCGATTCTTTTCAGCTCTGGATTCAGCGCCAATCAAGCCTTGTTGTTTTCTCTGCTCGAGAAAGATGACGTCTTGCTACAAGACAAACTTAACCACGCCTCTTTGATGGAAGCGGGTGTGCTTTCTCCTGCCTCAATGAAACGCTTTAAGCACAACGATGTGCAGCATCTTGAGTCGTTACTAAGTCGTTCTCCACAATCGTTAGTCGTGACAGAGGGCGTTTTCAGCATGGATGGTGACCAAGCGCCTCTCGAAGATATCGCTAACCTTACCAATGAATACGACAGTTGGTTGGCAGTTGATGATGCTCATGGGATCGGTGTATTAGGCTACAGGGGGGCAGGTAGCTGCAATGCTGCACGAGTCTCACCCGATATTTTGGTGGTGACCTTTGGAAAAGCATTTGGTCTTTCCGGTGCTGCAATTCTATGTTCATCAGATGTGGGTGACTACTTAACCCAGTTTGCACGTCATCATGTGTATTCGACGGCAATGCCACCCTCACAGGCTTTCGCTTTGTCCCATGCGTGTCAGATGATTCAAACCCAAGAGTGGCGCAGAGAAAAACTGATTGATCTAGGTGGTATCTATGCGGAGCAGATGAAAGGTATACAAGGCTTTGTTGATACCAATACTCCTATTAAGCCATTTGTGATAGGCGAAGCACAGGCGGCATTATCGATAGCGGAAGAGTTAAAGCGCAATCAGATATGGGTAACGGCGATAAGACCGCCAACCGTTCCTTCTGGGACGGCTCGTTTGAGAATCACATTAACCGCCAATCACACTCAAAAGCAGGTTAACCAATTAAGTCGTTCGTTGCTTCAAGCTATCGAATTGAGCTGTGCATTAAAGGAAGAGGTTTAG